AAGGAGCTGATTTAATCATGCTTGGTGCCACAGGTCTTAATGCCTTTGAGCGCTTACTAGTTGGCTCATCATCTGAATACATTCTTCGTAACGCCAAAGTGGATATCTTAGTTGTTCGCGATAAGGATAAAGTTTTGTAATAAGATCAAAAGACCTTCTAGTCTAATGACTAGAAGGTTTTATTGTGTTCGTTGTAGGGATTTTTGAATTTGACGATCCAATTCTTTTTTAATAGCTCGCTCTGGCGCAAACTTGTCTTCCCAATGATCAGGTTTTAAAATTTTATGAGTTTGAGGATCAAAATGAGCTTTACCGTCGGGGAATATTTTCCCCATATTGGCTTCATGGACAATATCAAAGAAAGGTTTAGGATCAACCCCCATTAAGACAAATGAACCATAAGTAAAATAAAGAATATCAGTCAAAGCATCCACTTCACCCACTAAAGGTGTTTCTGGATGCGGTTTACTTTGCACTTTTTGCGCTGCCTTATCCACTGCTGCATGCAGATTCAAAATCGACTGGGTAAAATCATGATGATCTCCCTGACTAGCTGCATAGAGGAATTCAACAATCTCTTCTACCTTGAAGTTTGCACGATTGCCTCCCTCGGTAATACTATAAAGACGAGGCGTGTGATTAACCGATCCGTCCATAAGCAGATGGAAATCCTTGGCCTTATTGAAGTTATCATCACGGCTCTTAAAGCCTTCCTCAGGATCCAAATGGATTAAGCCATGATGGGCTAGCGCTTTTGAAATACCATCACGATTGTTACTATCTGTCGTATAATCCGCAATGGATTTGAGCTCGTCCTGACCATTCCCCATCGCAACACCGATACCAACCCCTGTCAGCATCTCCATGTCATTTTCTGAATCACCGAATGCCATAACCTCATCAAGGTCAAAATCAAAGATATCTCCCACCCTCTCAATACCTTTAATTTTAGATTGACCATGAGAAATCAAATCGATGGAATATGGGCTAGATCGTGTAATCGTAATCTGCGGAAACTTATCACGCAGTTTTTGACCTTCCCCTTCTGTTGCGACTAAAACAATCTGAAAGACTGGTTCTCGCATGATGGTTTTTAGATAGTCCATATTTTGAGGTTTTATCCGACGAATAATTTTCTTAAAACTATTTTCAACTGTTTTGGTTAATTTTTTGGGAACCAGTCGGCTGACAATTTGTCCAAAAGTGCTAGTTCCCATTTCAATTAGCCCTGAACCGACTAAACCAGAAGCTGTGCCTAACGAAATCTCACGTTTTTTATCCCCTGCATAACGAATCACACGATAAATGAGTGACTTGGGGAGCTGATTTTGATAAAGAATTTTGTCTCTGGTAAAGATATACTGACCGTTGTAAGTCACCGCAAAATCAAGACCAAGATTGTCCATAAAAGGTTGCACAAAACCAGGTCCCCGCCCAGTTGCCACACCGACAAGAATCCCTTGTTCTTTTAAATTTTTAATAGCTAATACAGTCGCTTTCTCAACACGCTTATTATCATTTAAGAGGGTGCCATCAATATCAAAAAAAACTGCCTTGATTGCCAACTTAAGTCTCCCATTTTCTGAATTATGTTAGAATAAATTATAACATAATTTTGAAAGAAGTTTTTTTAATGACTAAAAACATACTCGTTCTCCATACAGGAGGTACTATTTCCATGACGGCTGACGAAATGGGAAATGTCAACTCATCTACCGACAATCCTATGAACCATGTCGCCGTTGAACTGGATGATTACACCATCACAAGCATTGATATTTTTAATGTCCCAAGCCCTCACATCACTGAACAACATATGTTCGAACTCTATCATAAGATTAGAGCGATTGGTAATCAGTTTGATGGGGTTGTTATCACCCATGGTACTGATACACTAGAAGAAACAGCCTATTTTCTCGATACGATGAACCTACCTAATATCCCAATCGTCATCACTGGGGCGATGCGATCATCCAACGAACTAGGAAGTGACGGTATTTACAACTACCTTTCCGCACTTCGAGTGGCTGGTAATCAGAAAGCTATCGGCAAGGGTGTACTGGTTGTGATGAATGATGAAATACATGCAGCTAAATATGTCACTAAAACCCATACGACTAACGTTTCTACCTTCCAAACACCAACCCACGGTCCTTTGGGCATCATTATGAAAAGTGAAATCCTCTTTTTCCAAACGGCTGAGCCGCGTGTTCGTTTTGACCTCGAATCCATCAATGGAACAATCCCTATTATCAAGGCCTATGCTGGTATGGGAGATGGGATTCTCAGTT
The sequence above is drawn from the Streptococcus pluranimalium genome and encodes:
- a CDS encoding Cof-type HAD-IIB family hydrolase, which translates into the protein MAIKAVFFDIDGTLLNDNKRVEKATVLAIKNLKEQGILVGVATGRGPGFVQPFMDNLGLDFAVTYNGQYIFTRDKILYQNQLPKSLIYRVIRYAGDKKREISLGTASGLVGSGLIEMGTSTFGQIVSRLVPKKLTKTVENSFKKIIRRIKPQNMDYLKTIMREPVFQIVLVATEGEGQKLRDKFPQITITRSSPYSIDLISHGQSKIKGIERVGDIFDFDLDEVMAFGDSENDMEMLTGVGIGVAMGNGQDELKSIADYTTDSNNRDGISKALAHHGLIHLDPEEGFKSRDDNFNKAKDFHLLMDGSVNHTPRLYSITEGGNRANFKVEEIVEFLYAASQGDHHDFTQSILNLHAAVDKAAQKVQSKPHPETPLVGEVDALTDILYFTYGSFVLMGVDPKPFFDIVHEANMGKIFPDGKAHFDPQTHKILKPDHWEDKFAPERAIKKELDRQIQKSLQRTQ
- a CDS encoding asparaginase; translated protein: MTKNILVLHTGGTISMTADEMGNVNSSTDNPMNHVAVELDDYTITSIDIFNVPSPHITEQHMFELYHKIRAIGNQFDGVVITHGTDTLEETAYFLDTMNLPNIPIVITGAMRSSNELGSDGIYNYLSALRVAGNQKAIGKGVLVVMNDEIHAAKYVTKTHTTNVSTFQTPTHGPLGIIMKSEILFFQTAEPRVRFDLESINGTIPIIKAYAGMGDGILSLLRASHIDGVVIEALGAGNLPPEAAKSLTLLAKEGLPVVLVSRCFNGIAEPVYAYQGGGVDLATNGVMFVKELNSQKARLKLLIAINAGLKEEALKDYIEG